A genomic window from Mesorhizobium sp. CAU 1732 includes:
- a CDS encoding protein adenylyltransferase SelO, with product MTDLQTPAREAVTGPSLPGLVEGYATLPDRFHARALPEPVSAPMLIKLNEALAYELRLDLGGFATDDLAALFSGNAVSASSRPIAMAYAGHQFGNFVPQLGDGRAILLGEVTDIHGRRRDIQLKGSGQTAFSRGGDGRAAIGPVLREYIVSEAMAALGVPTTRSLATVATGDPVYREQRLPGAILTRVAASHVRIGTFQYFAARGDTDGVKILADHVIARLYPALAQGADRYAALFAAVVNAQADLIARWMHLGFIHGVMNTDNMAISGETIDYGPCAFMDAYDPATVFSSIDQYGRYAFANQPPIGQWNLARFAETLLPLFSENQDAAVERAQSILGEFKPRFEETFLKGMRAKLGLLTEREEDGALARGLFDTMAKGGADFTLTFRSLGDDVLALADGTANGKTRALFSDPAAFDAWAALWRDRLAQEPGDASARRAAMNAVNPKYIPRNHRVEAVIAAAVDQGDYQPFEELLAVVTKPFDEQPDMAAYAEPPQMHERVLQTFCGT from the coding sequence ATGACCGATCTTCAAACGCCAGCACGGGAAGCGGTAACGGGCCCCAGCCTCCCGGGGCTCGTCGAAGGCTACGCGACGCTGCCCGACCGCTTCCATGCGCGCGCCCTGCCGGAGCCGGTCTCGGCGCCGATGCTCATCAAGCTCAACGAGGCGTTGGCGTACGAGCTGCGGCTCGATCTCGGTGGCTTCGCGACAGACGATCTCGCGGCGCTGTTTTCCGGCAACGCCGTATCGGCGTCATCGCGGCCGATCGCCATGGCCTATGCGGGACACCAGTTCGGCAATTTCGTTCCGCAACTGGGGGACGGCCGCGCCATCCTGCTCGGCGAAGTCACCGACATTCACGGCAGGCGGCGCGATATCCAGCTCAAGGGCTCGGGCCAGACGGCATTTTCGCGCGGCGGCGACGGACGGGCCGCGATTGGGCCGGTGCTGCGTGAGTACATCGTCAGCGAGGCGATGGCGGCGCTCGGCGTGCCAACGACGCGATCGCTGGCCACAGTCGCGACCGGCGATCCGGTCTATCGCGAGCAGCGGCTGCCGGGCGCCATCCTCACGCGCGTGGCCGCCAGTCATGTGCGGATCGGTACGTTCCAGTATTTTGCCGCGCGCGGCGACACCGATGGCGTCAAGATCCTCGCCGATCATGTCATCGCCCGCCTCTACCCCGCTTTGGCGCAGGGCGCGGACCGCTACGCGGCCCTTTTCGCGGCGGTCGTGAATGCGCAGGCCGACCTCATCGCGCGCTGGATGCATCTGGGCTTCATCCACGGCGTGATGAACACCGACAACATGGCAATCTCCGGCGAGACGATCGACTACGGGCCGTGCGCGTTCATGGATGCCTACGACCCTGCGACCGTGTTCAGCTCGATCGACCAGTATGGCCGCTATGCCTTCGCCAATCAGCCGCCGATCGGGCAGTGGAACCTTGCTCGTTTCGCCGAGACCCTGCTGCCGCTTTTCTCCGAGAACCAGGATGCTGCCGTCGAGCGCGCACAGTCGATACTGGGCGAGTTCAAACCGCGGTTCGAAGAGACGTTCCTGAAAGGCATGCGGGCCAAACTCGGCCTGCTCACCGAACGCGAGGAAGACGGCGCACTGGCTCGCGGTCTTTTCGACACCATGGCCAAAGGCGGCGCAGACTTCACGCTCACCTTCCGGTCACTCGGAGACGACGTCCTGGCGCTTGCCGACGGGACGGCAAACGGCAAGACGCGGGCGCTGTTCTCGGACCCGGCGGCTTTCGACGCCTGGGCGGCATTGTGGCGGGATCGACTGGCGCAAGAGCCGGGAGATGCTTCGGCACGGCGCGCGGCGATGAACGCCGTCAATCCGAAGTACATCCCACGAAACCACCGCGTCGAGGCGGTGATCGCGGCTGCGGTCGACCAAGGCGACTATCAGCCGTTCGAAGAGTTGCTGGCAGTGGTGACGAAACCGTTCGACGAGCAGCCCGACATGGCAGCCTATGCCGAGCCGCCGCAGATGCATGAACGGGTGCTGCAGACCTTCTGCGGGACGTGA
- a CDS encoding CheR family methyltransferase, with translation MSMATAAMRLQPMNDRLSKRNFDRLSAFIYRYSGIKMPPAKHTMLEGRLRRRLRATGIPAFDDYCDYVFDHGGLETELVHLVDAVTTNKTDFFREPKHFDYLKDLALPALVGKGVKSIRTWSSACSTGAEPYTMAMVLDTFFENKRDGSYSILATDLSTDVLEKARLGIYASEIVDPVPEDMRRKYILKAANETRRDVRVTPYLRSKIGFGRLNLMDSRYNVGEPMHIIFCRNVLIYFDKKTQGEVLNRLCDCLVPGGYLFIGHSETIAGLDLPVRTVANTVFQRT, from the coding sequence GTGAGTATGGCAACCGCAGCAATGAGATTACAGCCGATGAATGATCGGCTCAGCAAGCGGAATTTCGACAGACTGTCGGCATTCATCTACCGTTACAGCGGCATCAAGATGCCTCCGGCCAAGCATACGATGCTTGAGGGGCGGCTGCGTCGCCGTCTCCGGGCAACCGGCATTCCGGCCTTCGATGATTACTGCGATTATGTCTTCGACCATGGCGGGCTGGAGACGGAACTCGTCCATCTCGTCGATGCAGTGACGACGAACAAGACCGACTTCTTTCGCGAGCCGAAGCATTTCGACTACCTGAAGGACCTTGCACTCCCGGCGCTCGTCGGCAAGGGCGTCAAATCGATCAGGACGTGGAGCTCCGCCTGCTCGACCGGGGCCGAACCCTATACGATGGCCATGGTTCTCGACACGTTTTTCGAGAACAAGCGGGACGGCTCGTATTCCATCCTCGCAACCGACCTCAGCACCGATGTGCTGGAGAAGGCCCGGCTTGGCATCTACGCCAGCGAGATCGTCGATCCTGTGCCGGAAGACATGCGTCGCAAATACATTCTGAAGGCCGCCAACGAGACGCGGCGGGATGTACGGGTTACACCCTATCTGCGCTCCAAGATCGGTTTCGGTCGGCTCAACCTGATGGATTCGCGCTACAATGTCGGCGAACCCATGCACATCATCTTCTGCCGCAACGTGCTGATCTATTTCGACAAGAAGACGCAGGGCGAGGTGCTGAACCGGCTGTGCGACTGTCTCGTGCCGGGCGGCTATCTCTTCATCGGGCATTCCGAAACCATCGCCGGCCTCGACCTGCCGGTTCGCACCGTGGCGAACACGGTCTTCCAGCGCACCTGA
- a CDS encoding LuxR C-terminal-related transcriptional regulator has product MQRWNVEQIVKLAGDIYEVANNQSEWIVALDRMCDAFGGSRTCIQRFDGIAMPGHSESNVHETSGLKEELASGGYSYVMPLTQILISMPHGSTYHERSRIDCKAWHSTPVWQDLMAPRDMYGGAGCRLNGAHGADEWWIFDIQRGRSQADFSAEDMRVLDMFVPALSRAFQIGPTARHDRASGFIETHTFDRLPTGMAVVSKDLKTLRLNQAAETLIERYGLRVSHGMLMTGDAAATRQLHALVSDACYVIDGLPGSGGDMLLKSRDDETAGLILSIVPMVSGSGHAQFNPTAAIYMRETHAKPDAGFARRVSSLFGLSQRESEVAERLVEGLSLKEISEAQAVSITTVRTHVASLFRKTGTNRQSRLVAMLGRISELHHIH; this is encoded by the coding sequence TTGCAACGGTGGAATGTCGAGCAGATCGTCAAGCTTGCCGGCGACATCTACGAGGTCGCCAACAACCAGAGTGAATGGATCGTGGCGCTCGACCGGATGTGTGACGCATTCGGCGGCTCGCGTACCTGCATCCAGCGCTTCGACGGCATCGCGATGCCGGGGCATAGCGAAAGCAACGTTCACGAAACCAGCGGCTTGAAGGAAGAGCTGGCTTCCGGCGGTTATTCCTACGTGATGCCGCTGACCCAAATCCTGATCTCGATGCCGCACGGCTCGACATATCACGAACGCAGCCGCATCGATTGCAAAGCCTGGCACAGTACGCCCGTATGGCAGGATTTGATGGCGCCACGCGACATGTATGGCGGCGCGGGCTGCCGGCTGAACGGCGCGCACGGCGCCGACGAATGGTGGATATTCGACATCCAGCGCGGGCGCAGCCAGGCGGACTTCAGCGCGGAGGACATGCGCGTCCTCGACATGTTCGTTCCAGCATTGAGCAGGGCCTTTCAGATCGGGCCGACCGCACGGCACGACCGGGCTTCCGGCTTCATCGAAACCCACACCTTCGATCGGCTGCCGACAGGGATGGCAGTGGTATCGAAGGACCTGAAGACCCTTCGCCTCAATCAGGCCGCCGAAACCCTGATCGAACGCTATGGACTGCGCGTCTCCCACGGAATGTTGATGACCGGAGACGCGGCTGCGACGCGGCAGTTGCATGCACTGGTCTCGGACGCATGCTACGTCATCGACGGTCTGCCGGGCTCGGGCGGGGACATGCTGCTGAAGAGCCGCGATGACGAAACGGCGGGGCTGATCCTGTCGATAGTTCCAATGGTCAGCGGCAGCGGACACGCGCAGTTCAACCCGACGGCGGCGATCTATATGCGCGAGACGCACGCGAAGCCGGACGCAGGCTTCGCGCGGCGCGTATCCAGCCTGTTCGGCCTGAGCCAACGCGAGAGCGAAGTTGCCGAGCGCCTCGTCGAAGGCCTGTCCCTGAAGGAAATCTCGGAAGCCCAGGCGGTGAGCATCACCACCGTGCGCACCCACGTCGCCAGCCTGTTCCGCAAGACGGGCACGAACCGGCAAAGCCGCCTCGTCGCCATGCTGGGCCGCATATCGGAACTTCACCACATCCACTGA
- a CDS encoding chemotaxis protein CheW, whose product MMSGSDEAQYVTFSLGDEVFAVPVGVVREILDHEQAFRVPNGPDYLLGLRDVRGQGVPVMDLRLKLGLTKTVATPHTRVLVMDIPLDDRMLTLGMVADRVYEVTPFRRDQVEKAPDIGSRWRSDYIAGVVRRDQGFVVLIDLASLLSERDTTLLADASAAA is encoded by the coding sequence ATGATGTCCGGCTCCGACGAAGCCCAATACGTCACCTTCAGTCTCGGTGATGAGGTCTTCGCGGTGCCGGTCGGCGTGGTCCGGGAAATCCTGGACCACGAGCAGGCCTTCAGGGTTCCCAACGGTCCGGATTACCTGCTGGGCCTGCGGGATGTGAGAGGCCAGGGCGTTCCGGTCATGGATTTGCGCCTCAAGCTCGGCCTGACGAAGACGGTGGCCACACCGCACACGCGGGTGCTGGTCATGGATATCCCGCTCGACGATCGCATGCTCACTTTGGGCATGGTCGCAGACCGGGTCTACGAGGTCACGCCATTCCGGCGTGACCAGGTGGAAAAGGCTCCCGACATCGGCAGCCGCTGGCGATCCGACTACATCGCCGGCGTCGTGCGGAGAGACCAGGGCTTCGTCGTCCTGATCGACCTCGCAAGCCTTCTCTCGGAGCGCGATACGACACTTCTGGCCGACGCGTCTGCGGCGGCCTGA
- a CDS encoding chemotaxis response regulator protein-glutamate methylesterase, with product MRKKIRVLVIDDSASVRQTLVSVLEADPDIEVMGVAPDPFVAARRIQEEIPDVITLDVEMPRMDGITFLRKLMSQKPIPVVMCSSLTEMGSETLMQALEAGAVDVILKPKIAAADHLNEIGDRIRHVVKAAAQARLGNVRRTHGASASGTTKKLTADAVLPPPTGRAMAKTTEKVVCIGASTGGTESLREVLEALPANAPGIVIVQHMPEKFTAAFARRLNSLCQVEVKEAEHGDPVLRGHVLIAPGDRHTLLERQGARYHVSVRTGPLVSRHRPSVDVLFRSAARSAGANAVGIILTGMGDDGARGLEEMKNAGAHTVAQDEATSVVFGMPREAIARGAAAKVLPLEHMAREIMQSTESW from the coding sequence ATGCGCAAAAAGATACGCGTTCTCGTCATCGACGACTCGGCAAGCGTCCGCCAGACGCTGGTCTCCGTTCTCGAGGCTGACCCCGACATCGAGGTCATGGGCGTTGCTCCTGACCCCTTCGTCGCCGCACGGCGCATCCAGGAGGAAATTCCGGACGTCATCACGCTCGATGTCGAGATGCCGCGCATGGACGGCATCACCTTCCTGCGCAAGCTGATGTCGCAGAAGCCGATCCCGGTGGTGATGTGCTCGTCATTGACCGAAATGGGGTCGGAAACGCTGATGCAGGCGCTCGAAGCCGGCGCGGTCGATGTCATTTTGAAGCCGAAGATCGCCGCGGCCGACCACCTCAACGAGATCGGCGATCGTATCAGGCATGTCGTCAAGGCAGCCGCGCAGGCGCGCCTCGGAAACGTGCGCCGCACACACGGCGCGTCCGCATCAGGGACGACGAAGAAGCTGACGGCCGATGCGGTGCTGCCGCCGCCGACCGGGCGGGCGATGGCGAAGACGACGGAAAAGGTCGTCTGCATCGGCGCATCGACCGGCGGCACGGAATCCCTGCGCGAAGTGCTGGAAGCGTTGCCGGCCAACGCGCCCGGCATCGTCATCGTCCAGCACATGCCCGAAAAATTCACCGCCGCCTTCGCGCGCCGCCTGAACAGCCTTTGCCAGGTCGAGGTCAAGGAGGCCGAACATGGCGACCCGGTGTTGCGCGGGCATGTCCTCATCGCGCCGGGCGATCGCCACACGCTGCTGGAGCGGCAGGGCGCGCGCTATCACGTCTCCGTCCGAACCGGGCCGCTGGTCTCGCGGCACCGGCCATCGGTCGACGTGCTCTTCCGGTCGGCCGCGCGGTCTGCCGGCGCGAATGCCGTGGGAATCATTCTGACGGGCATGGGCGACGACGGCGCGCGCGGCCTCGAGGAGATGAAGAATGCCGGCGCGCATACGGTGGCGCAGGACGAGGCCACATCCGTCGTCTTCGGCATGCCCAGGGAGGCGATCGCACGCGGCGCGGCAGCCAAGGTCCTGCCGCTGGAACATATGGCGCGCGAGATCATGCAATCCACGGAAAGCTGGTAG
- a CDS encoding methyl-accepting chemotaxis protein yields the protein MRFTIKMKLALGFGLLILMLGITAGYGIYSLSNLNQSITEMVEGPAARLERAQNLGDYQLRIARAQLNLANSETPAEIQSYTDASDRNRQNFLETVQWLRDNSASEDAARQWADVRTQFDRLVQVDDRIRSASRSGNTAEAVRLTRVEGRPITDAIEGIISTQVEANKVAMVEADRVTDELYANTRNIVFAITGVALVAGIGIALWIALGISRGLARVIDLAKAVSIGDLNQKVDVTTNDEIKDLVDNVNTMTANLRETARIAEQISEGDLTVRPTPLSDKDTLGLSLQSMVERLRSVVADAAAAAENVSSGSQELSSSSEQLSQGATEQASAAEEASSSMEQMAANIKQNADNAAQTEKMARQSSKDAEASGEAVTRAVQAMRTIAEKIGIVQEIARQTDLLALNAAVEAARAGEHGKGFAVVASEVRKLAERSQTAAAEISAVSDDTVKVAAEAGEMLTRLVPDIRKTAELVSEISAACREQDIGAAQINEAIQQLDQVTQQNAGASEEMSATSEELAAQAEELQASIAFFRTDNAGTRRAAPAQKPAAAKPTVAHIKPSAKPTYRKPAAPARNSVSAQQERVRGFALDMAMGGPDEHDVDFKESA from the coding sequence ATGCGCTTCACCATCAAAATGAAACTCGCCTTGGGGTTCGGCTTGCTGATCCTCATGCTCGGCATAACGGCAGGCTACGGAATCTACAGCCTGTCCAATCTCAACCAGTCCATCACCGAAATGGTGGAGGGACCGGCCGCTCGGCTGGAGCGGGCCCAAAACCTCGGAGACTACCAGCTCCGCATCGCTCGCGCGCAGCTCAACCTGGCGAATTCAGAGACGCCTGCGGAAATCCAGAGCTATACGGATGCGAGCGACCGTAACCGTCAGAATTTTCTGGAGACAGTCCAGTGGCTGCGGGACAATTCAGCCAGCGAGGACGCCGCCCGCCAGTGGGCTGACGTTCGCACGCAATTCGACCGGCTGGTTCAGGTGGACGACCGCATCCGCAGCGCCTCGCGTTCCGGCAACACTGCCGAAGCCGTTCGCCTGACGCGCGTGGAAGGCCGCCCGATCACCGATGCGATCGAAGGCATCATCAGCACGCAGGTAGAGGCCAACAAGGTCGCGATGGTCGAAGCCGATCGCGTCACCGACGAACTATACGCCAACACGCGCAATATCGTCTTTGCGATCACCGGCGTGGCGCTCGTGGCCGGCATCGGCATCGCATTGTGGATTGCGCTCGGCATCAGCCGCGGTCTGGCCCGCGTCATCGATCTGGCCAAGGCCGTTTCGATCGGCGATCTGAACCAGAAGGTCGATGTCACCACGAACGACGAGATCAAGGACCTCGTCGACAACGTCAACACGATGACGGCGAACCTGCGCGAGACGGCGCGCATCGCCGAGCAGATTTCGGAAGGCGACCTGACCGTTCGTCCAACGCCGCTCTCCGACAAGGACACGCTCGGCCTGTCGCTGCAAAGCATGGTCGAACGTCTTCGTTCCGTCGTGGCGGACGCTGCGGCGGCTGCCGAAAACGTCTCGTCGGGAAGCCAGGAATTGTCGTCGAGCTCGGAACAGCTCTCGCAAGGCGCGACGGAACAGGCATCGGCTGCCGAAGAGGCATCGTCTTCGATGGAGCAGATGGCCGCAAACATCAAGCAGAACGCCGACAACGCGGCCCAGACCGAGAAGATGGCCCGCCAGTCCTCCAAGGACGCGGAAGCCAGCGGCGAGGCGGTGACCCGCGCCGTTCAGGCGATGCGCACCATCGCGGAGAAGATCGGCATCGTGCAGGAGATCGCACGCCAGACGGATCTGCTCGCACTCAACGCTGCGGTGGAAGCAGCGCGCGCCGGTGAGCATGGCAAGGGCTTTGCGGTCGTCGCGTCCGAAGTGCGCAAGCTCGCCGAACGCAGCCAGACCGCAGCAGCGGAAATCAGCGCCGTTTCCGACGACACGGTCAAGGTTGCGGCCGAAGCGGGCGAGATGCTGACGCGTCTGGTTCCCGATATCCGCAAGACAGCCGAACTTGTCTCCGAGATCAGCGCGGCCTGCCGTGAACAGGATATAGGGGCGGCCCAGATCAACGAGGCGATCCAGCAGCTCGACCAGGTGACGCAGCAGAATGCCGGCGCATCGGAAGAGATGTCGGCGACGTCCGAAGAGCTGGCGGCGCAGGCCGAAGAGCTCCAGGCATCGATCGCCTTCTTCCGCACCGACAATGCGGGCACCCGTCGTGCCGCGCCCGCCCAGAAGCCGGCTGCCGCCAAGCCCACGGTCGCGCATATCAAGCCGTCCGCGAAGCCGACCTACCGCAAGCCTGCGGCGCCGGCCCGCAACTCCGTCTCCGCGCAGCAGGAACGTGTCAGGGGCTTCGCGCTCGACATGGCCATGGGCGGCCCCGACGAGCACGACGTCGACTTCAAGGAGTCTGCATAA
- a CDS encoding chemotaxis protein CheW: MSATSLEAQFVTFSLGDEVFAVPVEVVREILDHEEAFKIPNGPDYLLGLRDVRGQGVPTIDLRLKLGLTRTVPTPHTRVLVMDIPMEDRLLTLGMVADRVYEVTPFRRDQIEQAPDIGSHWRSDYIAGVVRRDQGFVVLVDLAKLLSQHDTVLLARQPEAA, from the coding sequence ATGTCCGCCACGTCTCTCGAAGCCCAGTTCGTCACCTTCAGCCTCGGCGATGAAGTCTTCGCGGTGCCTGTCGAAGTCGTGCGGGAAATCCTGGACCATGAGGAAGCCTTCAAGATTCCCAATGGCCCAGACTACCTACTGGGCTTGAGGGACGTGCGTGGGCAAGGTGTGCCCACGATCGACCTGCGGCTCAAGCTCGGACTGACCAGGACCGTGCCGACGCCGCATACGCGGGTGCTCGTCATGGACATTCCGATGGAAGACAGGCTGCTGACGCTCGGCATGGTCGCCGACCGGGTCTACGAGGTCACGCCGTTCCGGCGTGACCAGATCGAGCAGGCTCCCGACATCGGCAGCCACTGGCGCTCGGACTACATCGCCGGCGTGGTGCGGCGCGACCAGGGCTTCGTCGTCCTGGTCGATCTCGCCAAGCTCCTGTCGCAGCACGACACGGTTCTTCTGGCGCGCCAGCCGGAAGCGGCCTGA